Proteins co-encoded in one Pseudomonas fluorescens genomic window:
- a CDS encoding DUF1652 domain-containing protein has protein sequence MNKGSSKVTFPNACQLMRWHFHPMGFEATMDAPGSMIARLFDRASGETMIAIAGIPCATVMNAADVERIIEAVEDELEAFIPPDSLKSYA, from the coding sequence ATGAACAAAGGGTCAAGCAAAGTCACGTTCCCCAATGCCTGCCAGCTGATGCGCTGGCATTTTCATCCTATGGGTTTCGAGGCCACGATGGACGCGCCGGGCAGCATGATTGCCCGCCTGTTCGACCGGGCCAGCGGCGAAACCATGATCGCCATTGCCGGCATTCCCTGTGCCACGGTGATGAATGCGGCGGATGTCGAGCGAATAATCGAGGCCGTTGAGGATGAGCTGGAGGCCTTCATACCTCCGGATTCCCTCAAGAGTTACGCATAA
- a CDS encoding UvrD-helicase domain-containing protein, which yields MAQNTPDLPPELRPLAEMPWFKRLAARFLGHGLTQLRAQHRASWLHGQADGFRSGHTAGFDYGYKEGKAEGLEEGRQVLLIRDSRSTEHRAPGIDNHLFDDWRLPLTAELKKRMKADVARLLPARAQPSVAQWKMIFSDTPSTSVVAGAGAGKSTTLVLRILLLTHYLGFELDSMTVVTFTRESRKDFINKLIELFALWGQAISQKTARDLVRTFHSRILPMVRSLPGFERLQAFENLSHRPQGAEDDVDSNPFDLRINDAQRQQLNACYYRLYTDNERFRQLVQPLSRHALQLKELERDHPDVQKRMAVTELAARRDEELCDVIEDLWFRAGAWPIKGVEPNRQAFEINGSTFHCHGYIPSLDAWVILGFDPKENPQVCRPDARLTVRAEWAVKRTLFQAFCRKPLIWLDSYESSRRVLASLAGDASAGPGFDYKVKGELVSAPLLDCFVAAAGFIENLGLDVPDAVGRMSFAKDDPDRFFFEALSLFWRALEDHLLDQKPPIMTYNRMFALFSEHSPENLKLLSDELLRPMSHLMIDEFQDVSPQIVSWIRSSLAEIRSRGPAMHVGRGAQRSSLLCVGDDWQSIYGWRGSSPSYFMEFNKEFSSPSTTRVMLSDNYRSHQHIIDAAEHIVRAAPAIPGKKAKASGEEKPLQPVNVLERDDQALGQRLAEHYRNGDSILMLYRKSSDKSLIEHHIQSVVNVDSSLPYESRRLKQLTYHSAKGLQADAVFLLGDCQHLTSSPYKNQVYRMAGLGKSGDNEPYDTAQKDEILRLAYVGITRAVSHCYWYVEPQDAQAVNMPRASDRVAKGKPFFVDHRSEKKTA from the coding sequence GTGGCGCAAAATACCCCCGATCTTCCTCCCGAACTTCGTCCCCTGGCCGAGATGCCGTGGTTCAAACGCCTGGCGGCGCGTTTCCTCGGGCATGGTCTGACGCAATTACGCGCCCAGCATCGGGCATCGTGGCTGCACGGTCAGGCCGACGGCTTTCGCAGCGGGCACACCGCGGGGTTCGATTACGGCTACAAGGAAGGCAAGGCTGAAGGGCTGGAAGAGGGCCGGCAGGTCCTGTTGATCCGCGACAGCCGCAGCACTGAGCACCGTGCGCCGGGCATCGACAACCACCTGTTCGATGACTGGCGCCTGCCACTGACGGCCGAGCTGAAGAAACGTATGAAGGCTGACGTCGCCCGTTTGCTGCCGGCCCGTGCCCAGCCGAGCGTTGCGCAGTGGAAAATGATTTTCAGCGATACGCCGTCAACGTCGGTAGTCGCTGGCGCCGGGGCTGGCAAGTCGACCACGCTGGTGCTGCGTATTCTGCTGCTGACGCACTATCTGGGCTTTGAGCTGGACTCGATGACCGTGGTGACCTTCACCCGGGAGTCGCGCAAGGACTTCATCAATAAACTGATCGAACTGTTCGCCTTGTGGGGACAGGCCATCAGCCAGAAAACCGCCCGGGATCTGGTGCGCACCTTTCACTCGCGGATTCTGCCGATGGTGCGCAGCCTGCCAGGGTTCGAGCGCTTGCAGGCGTTCGAGAATCTCAGCCACCGGCCGCAGGGTGCTGAAGACGACGTCGACAGCAACCCGTTCGATCTGCGGATCAACGACGCCCAGCGCCAGCAGCTCAATGCCTGCTATTACCGCCTCTACACGGATAACGAGCGCTTTCGCCAGTTGGTCCAGCCGTTGTCCCGGCATGCCTTGCAGCTCAAGGAGCTGGAGCGCGATCACCCCGACGTGCAAAAACGCATGGCAGTGACCGAGCTTGCCGCTAGGCGCGACGAAGAACTGTGCGACGTGATTGAAGACCTGTGGTTTCGTGCCGGTGCCTGGCCGATAAAAGGTGTCGAGCCGAACCGCCAGGCGTTCGAGATCAACGGCTCGACCTTCCATTGTCATGGCTACATTCCAAGTCTCGATGCCTGGGTCATCCTGGGGTTCGACCCGAAGGAAAACCCGCAAGTCTGTCGTCCCGATGCCAGGCTGACGGTCCGTGCAGAGTGGGCAGTCAAGCGCACCCTGTTTCAAGCTTTCTGTCGTAAGCCATTGATATGGCTCGACAGTTATGAATCTTCGCGACGAGTTCTGGCTTCCTTGGCCGGCGATGCGAGTGCCGGTCCGGGGTTCGATTACAAGGTCAAGGGCGAACTCGTGTCTGCCCCGTTGCTCGACTGTTTTGTCGCCGCCGCCGGGTTTATCGAGAACCTGGGGCTGGACGTACCGGACGCCGTTGGTCGCATGAGTTTCGCCAAGGATGATCCTGACCGGTTTTTCTTCGAGGCGCTAAGCCTGTTCTGGCGTGCGCTGGAAGATCACTTGCTCGATCAGAAACCGCCGATCATGACCTACAACCGCATGTTTGCGCTGTTCAGCGAGCATTCGCCGGAGAACCTCAAGCTACTGAGCGATGAACTGCTGCGCCCCATGTCGCACCTTATGATCGACGAGTTTCAGGACGTTTCACCGCAGATCGTCTCGTGGATCCGCTCCAGCCTTGCGGAGATCCGCAGCCGTGGCCCGGCCATGCACGTCGGACGCGGGGCGCAGCGTTCGTCCTTGTTGTGCGTGGGGGATGACTGGCAGTCGATCTATGGCTGGCGCGGCAGTTCGCCGAGTTACTTTATGGAGTTCAACAAAGAGTTCTCCTCGCCAAGCACGACGCGGGTGATGCTCAGCGACAACTACCGCAGCCATCAGCACATCATCGATGCCGCCGAACACATTGTCCGTGCCGCACCGGCGATCCCGGGCAAGAAAGCAAAAGCCAGTGGCGAAGAGAAGCCTTTGCAACCGGTCAACGTGCTGGAGCGCGATGATCAGGCACTCGGCCAGCGCCTGGCGGAGCATTACAGGAACGGTGATTCGATCCTGATGCTTTATCGAAAAAGTAGCGATAAGTCATTGATAGAACATCATATTCAGTCAGTAGTTAATGTTGATTCGAGCTTGCCGTACGAGTCTCGACGCTTGAAACAGCTGACCTATCACAGCGCCAAAGGCTTGCAGGCCGATGCGGTGTTCTTGCTCGGTGACTGCCAGCACCTCACCAGTTCGCCCTACAAGAATCAGGTCTACCGCATGGCCGGACTGGGCAAGTCCGGTGACAACGAGCCTTACGACACGGCGCAGAAGGACGAAATCCTGCGTCTGGCCTACGTCGGCATCACCCGTGCCGTGAGCCATTGCTACTGGTACGTCGAGCCGCAGGATGCCCAAGCGGTGAACATGCCGCGTGCGTCGGACCGGGTCGCCAAGGGCAAGCCGTTCTTCGTCGATCACCGATCGGAAAAGAAAACCGCTTGA
- a CDS encoding helix-turn-helix domain-containing protein gives MHADDDGPQQTPATAETVMRYHLCWKHRDLDGVMALYHPDIQYNDFFQNRVLGLDELREYVRVSMPRESDEALEHCDRIRIDGNTAFIQYEVTLRGGNGLVSFRSSEAITVKDAKIWRVNEYASLVREQGSSTSTPSQRPAASRLGLSPRQLSFMAEDLQQYFQRQQPYLDPELDLQRVAKECGYSRNQISYLLNQVLGQSFYRYVNQARLQHLLQALDNAAPPLRIDELAFAAGFNSLSAFYSCFRQHTGQSPKAYAKQISLRTRAQDSP, from the coding sequence ATGCACGCCGATGATGACGGCCCGCAGCAGACCCCGGCCACGGCCGAAACGGTCATGCGCTATCACCTGTGCTGGAAACACCGGGATCTGGACGGCGTCATGGCGCTGTACCATCCGGACATTCAGTACAACGATTTTTTCCAGAACCGCGTGCTCGGTCTCGACGAGTTGCGTGAGTACGTTCGCGTCAGCATGCCCCGTGAATCCGACGAAGCGCTGGAGCATTGCGACCGGATCCGCATCGACGGCAACACGGCGTTCATCCAATACGAAGTGACCCTGCGTGGCGGCAATGGTCTGGTGTCGTTCCGTTCCAGCGAAGCGATTACCGTCAAGGACGCCAAAATCTGGCGGGTCAACGAATACGCATCACTGGTGCGCGAGCAGGGCTCCAGTACCTCGACGCCGAGTCAGCGTCCGGCGGCGAGCCGACTGGGCCTGTCGCCACGACAGTTGAGTTTCATGGCCGAAGACCTGCAGCAGTATTTTCAGCGTCAGCAGCCTTATCTCGACCCCGAACTCGACCTGCAACGCGTGGCGAAGGAGTGCGGTTACAGCCGCAATCAGATTTCTTATCTGCTGAATCAGGTGCTGGGGCAAAGCTTCTATCGCTACGTCAACCAGGCACGACTCCAGCATTTGCTGCAAGCGCTGGATAACGCCGCGCCGCCGCTGCGCATTGATGAACTGGCGTTCGCTGCCGGATTCAACTCGTTGTCGGCGTTCTACAGCTGTTTTCGCCAGCACACCGGGCAGTCGCCCAAGGCCTACGCCAAACAAATTTCTTTGCGGACACGCGCGCAAGACAGTCCTTGA
- a CDS encoding polyamine ABC transporter substrate-binding protein — protein sequence MIRKTLALAPLMLAVSLAQAADTVKVYNWSDYIAPDTAKNFEKASGIGVTYDVYDSNETLDGKLMTGKSGYDVVFPSNHFMARQIQGGALMKLDKSQLPNWKNLNPVLLKALQTNDPGNEHGFPYLWGSTGIGYNIAKVKAVLGDNAPVDSWDLIFKPENMQKLQKCGVAILDNGPELLPAALNYLGLPHHSKNPEDYKKAEALLMKVRPYVSYFHSSKYTSDLANGDICVAVGFSGDILQAENRAKEAKNGVDIGYAIPREGAAIWFDMVAMPADAPDAKAGYAFMNYLLQPDVMAGISNYVHYANGNEQADSLIDPAIKNDTKVYPSPEMMGKLFALEAMPLNIDRIRTRVWNKIRTGS from the coding sequence ATGATCCGAAAGACCCTCGCTCTCGCCCCCTTGATGCTCGCCGTGTCCCTCGCTCAGGCCGCGGATACGGTCAAGGTTTATAACTGGTCCGATTACATCGCACCGGACACCGCCAAGAACTTCGAAAAGGCCAGCGGCATTGGCGTCACCTATGACGTCTACGACAGCAACGAAACCCTCGACGGCAAGCTGATGACCGGTAAATCCGGTTATGACGTGGTGTTTCCGTCCAACCACTTCATGGCGCGGCAGATTCAGGGCGGGGCGCTGATGAAACTGGACAAGAGCCAGTTGCCGAACTGGAAAAACCTCAATCCGGTATTGCTCAAGGCCTTGCAGACCAACGATCCGGGCAATGAACACGGCTTCCCCTATCTGTGGGGCAGTACTGGCATCGGTTACAACATCGCCAAGGTCAAGGCCGTACTGGGCGATAACGCGCCCGTGGATTCCTGGGACCTGATCTTCAAGCCCGAGAACATGCAGAAACTGCAGAAGTGCGGCGTGGCGATCCTCGACAATGGCCCGGAATTGCTGCCGGCTGCGCTGAATTACCTGGGATTGCCGCACCACAGCAAGAATCCCGAAGACTACAAGAAAGCCGAAGCACTGCTGATGAAAGTGCGGCCGTATGTCAGTTACTTCCATTCCTCGAAGTACACCAGCGATCTGGCCAATGGCGATATCTGTGTGGCGGTCGGCTTCTCCGGCGACATCCTGCAAGCGGAGAACCGCGCCAAAGAAGCGAAGAATGGCGTCGACATTGGCTATGCGATCCCCAGGGAGGGCGCCGCGATCTGGTTCGACATGGTCGCCATGCCCGCCGATGCCCCGGATGCCAAGGCGGGGTACGCCTTCATGAATTACCTGCTGCAGCCCGACGTCATGGCCGGCATCAGCAACTACGTACATTACGCCAACGGCAATGAACAGGCCGACAGCCTGATCGACCCGGCCATAAAGAACGACACCAAGGTTTATCCCAGCCCGGAAATGATGGGCAAGCTGTTTGCGCTGGAAGCCATGCCGCTGAACATTGACCGGATCCGCACGCGGGTGTGGAACAAGATCCGCACCGGCAGCTGA
- the pgm gene encoding phosphoglucomutase (alpha-D-glucose-1,6-bisphosphate-dependent) has product MTLSPFAGKPAPAELLVDIPRLVTAYYTGQPDASISTQRVAFGTSGHRGSSFDLSFNEWHVLAISQAICLYREAQGITGPLFVGIDTHALSTPAGASALEVLAANGVTVMIAEGDEYTPTPAVSHAILCYNRGRTTGLADGIVITPSHNPPQSGGYKYNPTNGGPADTHITKWIEAKANELLANKLAGVKRIGYEQALKAPTTHRHDYVNTYVADLINVIDFDAIRGAKLRMGVDPLGGAGVRYWSAIAEHYRLDLDVVNKEVDSTFRFMTVDWDGQIRMDPSSSHAMQGLIGLKERFDVAFACDPDHDRHGIVTPSGGLLAPNNYLAVSIDYLFQNRPQWRADAAVGKTVVSSGLIDRVAKRLGRRLYEVPVGFKWFADGLFDGSLGFGGEESAGASFLRKDGGVWSTDKDGLIPALLAAEMTARTGRDPSQAYRALTDELGEPFSVRVDAKADPEQKALLSKLSPEQVTSTELAGEKIQSILSKAPGNDQAIGGLKVMTENGWFAARPSGTEDIYKIYAESFIGNDHLKQLVVEAQTLVDGAISTQ; this is encoded by the coding sequence ATGACACTCAGTCCTTTTGCGGGCAAACCGGCACCGGCAGAACTGTTGGTCGATATCCCGCGACTGGTAACGGCGTATTACACCGGGCAGCCTGACGCTTCGATTTCCACCCAGCGCGTGGCATTTGGCACTTCCGGGCATCGGGGCAGCTCCTTCGACCTGAGTTTCAACGAGTGGCACGTTCTGGCGATCAGCCAGGCGATCTGTCTGTATCGCGAAGCCCAGGGCATCACCGGCCCGCTGTTCGTCGGCATCGATACTCACGCGCTGTCTACGCCGGCCGGAGCCAGTGCCCTGGAAGTGCTGGCAGCCAACGGCGTGACCGTGATGATCGCCGAAGGCGACGAATACACCCCGACGCCGGCCGTGTCCCACGCCATTCTTTGCTACAACCGCGGCCGCACCACCGGCCTTGCTGACGGTATCGTGATCACGCCGTCGCACAACCCGCCTCAAAGCGGTGGCTACAAATACAACCCAACCAATGGCGGTCCGGCCGACACCCACATCACCAAGTGGATCGAAGCCAAGGCCAACGAACTGCTGGCCAACAAGCTGGCAGGCGTTAAACGCATCGGCTACGAGCAGGCGCTTAAAGCCCCGACCACGCATCGTCACGATTACGTCAACACCTACGTGGCCGACCTGATCAACGTCATCGATTTCGATGCCATCCGCGGTGCCAAACTGCGTATGGGCGTCGATCCTCTGGGTGGAGCAGGGGTGCGCTACTGGTCAGCCATCGCCGAGCACTATCGTCTTGACCTCGACGTGGTGAACAAGGAAGTCGATTCGACGTTCCGCTTCATGACTGTCGACTGGGATGGCCAGATCCGCATGGACCCATCGTCCAGCCACGCCATGCAGGGCCTGATCGGTCTCAAGGAGCGCTTCGATGTCGCGTTCGCCTGCGATCCTGATCACGACCGTCACGGCATCGTTACGCCGTCCGGCGGTCTGTTGGCGCCGAACAATTACCTGGCGGTGTCGATCGACTACCTGTTCCAGAACCGCCCGCAATGGCGCGCCGATGCTGCCGTGGGTAAAACCGTGGTCAGCAGTGGCCTGATCGATCGCGTGGCCAAGCGCCTGGGCCGACGCCTGTACGAAGTGCCGGTCGGCTTCAAGTGGTTTGCCGATGGTCTGTTCGACGGCTCACTGGGTTTCGGCGGTGAAGAAAGCGCCGGCGCCTCGTTCCTGCGTAAGGACGGTGGCGTTTGGAGCACCGACAAGGATGGCCTGATCCCGGCGCTTCTGGCGGCTGAAATGACCGCCCGTACCGGCCGCGATCCAAGCCAGGCCTATCGTGCGCTGACCGATGAGTTGGGCGAACCGTTCTCGGTGCGTGTAGACGCCAAGGCCGACCCGGAGCAGAAAGCCCTGCTGAGCAAGTTGTCGCCGGAGCAGGTGACTTCCACCGAACTGGCCGGCGAAAAGATTCAGAGCATTCTCAGCAAGGCCCCGGGCAACGATCAGGCCATCGGCGGTCTGAAAGTCATGACCGAGAACGGCTGGTTCGCTGCACGTCCGTCGGGTACCGAAGACATCTACAAGATCTACGCCGAAAGCTTCATTGGCAATGACCACCTCAAGCAACTGGTGGTCGAAGCGCAAACGCTGGTCGATGGTGCAATTTCCACCCAGTGA
- a CDS encoding PLP-dependent aminotransferase family protein: MNAARETDFAYQAVYRYLTQLIEEPGGEGAIRLPSLRQLAERLGVSISTIQYAYALLEKEGRVYSVAKSGYFARAASTVMPPGRGSDLLETVYVNARCSGMRVLSADDPASVQPLDGPLLTLERELMRQYPRQPQAVVQPCGELELRTLLAARYTSSPTHCWHAEDVYIGADARGVLEILIAVLELRHATVVVESPCDWMILRLLQSADVRIIELPVQPGGVFDPQQLALLLETEPVRLVLLSSQLNMPHGSLAPQDNLEAIASLLTRHGIWVLENDSYSELRDDSDRRPLRDLLDPDRLLVFSTFEKVIGVEAPYGFVLARQWRADLQRHFLLRSFRLSPIRQKAIARLYASGRVDQHLPVLKRLLKERRTQLIELLRDGLGDALHIDEPQGGATIWVRSSRRVVMGAVFQRLLKQHVLIAPGELFSTQGMHGQHMRLSAIGSSGPELAGVVGLLGDALRLAPGD; the protein is encoded by the coding sequence ATGAATGCCGCACGTGAAACCGACTTCGCCTACCAGGCCGTCTATCGATACCTTACCCAGTTGATCGAAGAGCCTGGCGGCGAAGGTGCGATTCGATTGCCATCCCTGAGGCAATTGGCCGAACGGCTGGGCGTCTCGATTTCAACCATTCAGTACGCCTATGCCTTGCTGGAAAAGGAAGGTCGGGTTTACTCCGTTGCCAAGTCCGGTTATTTCGCAAGAGCAGCCAGTACGGTCATGCCGCCCGGTCGGGGCAGCGACCTGCTGGAAACCGTCTATGTCAATGCCAGATGTTCGGGGATGCGCGTGCTGAGCGCAGATGACCCGGCATCGGTACAACCGCTGGATGGTCCGCTGCTGACGCTTGAGCGGGAGCTGATGCGCCAGTACCCGCGGCAACCTCAGGCCGTGGTTCAGCCCTGTGGCGAACTGGAGCTGCGCACGTTGCTTGCTGCACGTTATACCTCTTCACCGACCCATTGCTGGCATGCCGAAGATGTCTATATTGGCGCCGACGCAAGAGGGGTCCTCGAGATCCTGATCGCTGTCCTTGAGCTGCGCCACGCTACCGTGGTGGTGGAGTCGCCCTGTGACTGGATGATATTGCGCCTGCTTCAGTCTGCGGATGTGCGGATCATCGAGCTGCCGGTGCAGCCCGGCGGGGTGTTCGATCCACAGCAATTGGCATTGTTGCTGGAAACCGAGCCAGTACGGCTGGTCTTGCTGTCGTCGCAATTGAACATGCCCCACGGCAGTCTGGCTCCTCAGGATAATCTCGAGGCTATTGCAAGCCTGCTCACGCGCCACGGCATCTGGGTGCTGGAAAACGACAGCTACAGCGAGCTGAGAGATGACAGTGATCGGCGACCTCTGCGTGATCTGCTGGACCCCGATCGCCTGCTGGTTTTCTCGACTTTTGAAAAGGTGATCGGTGTCGAAGCCCCTTACGGCTTTGTACTTGCTCGCCAGTGGCGGGCCGATCTGCAACGGCACTTCCTGCTGCGTTCGTTCCGTCTCTCGCCGATTCGCCAGAAAGCCATTGCCCGCCTGTATGCAAGCGGTCGTGTCGATCAACACTTGCCGGTGCTCAAGCGTCTGCTCAAGGAGCGCCGAACGCAGTTGATCGAGCTGCTGCGAGACGGGCTGGGCGATGCATTGCACATCGACGAGCCGCAGGGTGGGGCGACGATCTGGGTGCGCTCGTCCCGTCGGGTGGTGATGGGGGCGGTGTTTCAGCGCCTGCTCAAACAACACGTGTTGATCGCGCCGGGGGAGCTGTTCAGTACCCAGGGCATGCATGGGCAGCACATGCGCCTGAGTGCAATCGGCAGCAGCGGGCCTGAGCTGGCCGGGGTCGTCGGTCTGCTTGGCGATGCATTGCGGCTGGCCCCCGGTGACTGA
- a CDS encoding pirin family protein produces MLELRPFSSLGGAHHGWLDAHHHFSFAEYYDPQRMSWGNLRVWNDDIIAPGTGFPTHPHRDMEIITYVREGAITHQDNLGNKGRTEAGDVQVMSAGTGIAHSEYNLEATATKIFQIWILPTETGAPPSWGAKPFPKGEREGFVTLASGKDGDDESLRIRANARLVAATIKAGETAEYRLDEGRRAYLVPATGVIEVNGLRAQARDGVAVSHESVLSVTAIEDCEIVLVDLA; encoded by the coding sequence ATGCTTGAACTCAGACCCTTCAGCTCGCTGGGCGGCGCCCATCACGGCTGGCTGGATGCCCATCACCATTTTTCGTTCGCCGAGTACTACGATCCGCAGCGCATGAGCTGGGGCAATCTGCGGGTATGGAACGATGACATCATCGCCCCGGGAACCGGCTTCCCCACTCACCCGCACCGGGACATGGAAATCATCACTTACGTGCGCGAAGGTGCGATCACCCACCAGGACAACCTGGGCAACAAGGGCCGCACTGAAGCCGGCGACGTTCAGGTAATGAGCGCCGGCACCGGCATCGCCCATAGCGAATACAACCTGGAAGCGACCGCCACCAAAATCTTCCAGATCTGGATTCTGCCGACCGAAACCGGTGCACCGCCTTCCTGGGGCGCCAAACCGTTCCCCAAAGGTGAGCGCGAAGGTTTCGTGACGCTCGCCAGCGGCAAGGACGGTGACGATGAAAGTCTGCGGATTCGCGCCAACGCACGTTTGGTGGCGGCCACTATCAAGGCCGGGGAAACCGCTGAATATCGACTCGACGAGGGGCGTCGCGCCTACCTTGTACCGGCCACCGGTGTGATTGAAGTCAACGGCTTGCGTGCACAAGCTCGAGACGGTGTGGCGGTAAGCCATGAGTCGGTATTGAGCGTCACAGCGATTGAAGACTGTGAAATCGTGCTGGTGGATCTGGCCTGA
- a CDS encoding cupin domain-containing protein produces MSITQFKNTPMLQLDESNPVAVPLGTPVAVASTTSVERDDGVETGVWECTPGRWRRQITAQEFCHFISGRCKFTPDDGSETLHIQGGDALMLPANTLGIWDIQETVRKTYVLIF; encoded by the coding sequence ATGAGCATCACCCAATTCAAGAACACCCCCATGTTGCAACTGGACGAGTCCAATCCGGTGGCCGTGCCGCTCGGCACTCCGGTCGCGGTGGCATCGACCACCAGCGTCGAGCGCGACGACGGCGTCGAAACCGGCGTCTGGGAATGTACGCCCGGACGCTGGCGGCGGCAGATCACCGCCCAGGAGTTCTGCCATTTCATTTCCGGTCGCTGCAAGTTCACCCCGGACGACGGCAGCGAAACCCTGCACATACAAGGTGGCGACGCACTGATGTTGCCAGCCAACACGCTCGGGATCTGGGACATCCAGGAGACCGTGCGCAAGACCTATGTCCTGATTTTCTGA
- a CDS encoding NAD(P)/FAD-dependent oxidoreductase, translated as MPAWRTISLWMDQLDEPLSARPALEQDLDVDVAIIGAGYTGLWTAYYLKKLAPGLDIAIVEAQTAGFGASGRNGGWLMGNLLGEDRLLAGLSPQQRRASFDLLHSIPDEVEIVLEREGIDCDYRKGGVLYCAARYPEQEANLRDYLKKLHAQGLTDDDYRWLSPEQLARQLRIAKPYGAIFAQHVATIHPAKLVRGLARTVERLGVKIYENSLVTHWQAGSLRTDKASVRSRWIVPAIEGYSVTLPPLGRYQIPVQSLIVATEPLPAATWDEIGLNRGQAFSEFSRQVTYGQRSADNRLIFGARGGYQFAGQLRHNFDLTRDEVELRRYLFGELFPQLKNVQITHAWGGNLGMSRHFKPHMLCDRANGIALSGGYGGEGVGASNLGGRTLADLILERDTELTRQPWVLPDGGIHALRAWEPEPCRWLGYNAIIKSFVHEDQTLANPATAPWRRKLASRVAGFMEGFMH; from the coding sequence ATGCCGGCGTGGCGCACTATCAGTTTGTGGATGGATCAACTCGACGAGCCGCTCAGCGCGCGGCCGGCACTGGAGCAGGACCTGGACGTCGACGTGGCGATCATCGGCGCCGGCTACACCGGGTTATGGACGGCGTACTACCTGAAGAAACTGGCGCCGGGACTGGATATAGCCATCGTCGAGGCGCAAACCGCCGGATTTGGGGCCTCGGGTCGCAACGGTGGCTGGTTGATGGGCAATCTGCTGGGCGAGGATCGCCTGCTGGCAGGGTTGTCGCCACAACAACGCCGCGCTTCATTCGACCTGTTGCACAGCATTCCCGATGAAGTGGAAATTGTCCTCGAACGCGAAGGTATCGACTGCGATTACCGCAAAGGAGGGGTGCTGTACTGCGCCGCGCGCTATCCCGAGCAGGAAGCCAATCTGCGCGACTACCTGAAAAAGCTCCACGCTCAGGGCCTGACCGACGACGATTACCGCTGGCTAAGCCCGGAGCAACTGGCGCGGCAGTTGCGCATCGCCAAACCCTACGGCGCCATCTTCGCCCAGCATGTGGCGACCATTCACCCGGCAAAACTGGTGCGCGGCCTGGCGCGAACCGTCGAACGCCTGGGAGTGAAAATCTACGAAAACAGCCTGGTGACCCATTGGCAGGCCGGCAGCCTGCGCACCGACAAGGCCAGCGTGCGCAGTCGCTGGATCGTCCCGGCTATCGAAGGTTATTCCGTCACACTGCCACCGCTGGGCCGTTATCAAATACCGGTGCAAAGCCTGATCGTCGCCACCGAGCCGTTGCCCGCTGCGACCTGGGATGAAATCGGCCTCAATCGGGGCCAGGCTTTCAGCGAGTTCAGTCGCCAGGTCACCTACGGCCAGCGCAGCGCCGATAACCGACTGATTTTCGGCGCCCGTGGCGGCTATCAATTCGCCGGCCAGTTGCGCCACAACTTTGATCTGACCCGGGATGAAGTGGAACTGCGACGCTATCTGTTCGGCGAACTGTTCCCGCAACTGAAAAACGTACAGATCACCCACGCCTGGGGCGGCAACCTCGGCATGTCCCGGCATTTCAAACCGCACATGCTGTGTGACCGGGCCAACGGCATCGCGCTGTCCGGCGGTTATGGCGGGGAAGGCGTGGGGGCCAGCAACCTCGGCGGACGCACCCTGGCCGATCTGATCCTCGAGCGCGACACCGAACTGACCCGTCAGCCATGGGTTCTCCCCGACGGTGGAATCCACGCGTTGCGAGCGTGGGAGCCGGAGCCGTGCCGCTGGCTCGGCTACAACGCGATCATCAAAAGCTTCGTCCACGAAGACCAGACCTTGGCCAACCCGGCGACGGCGCCTTGGCGGCGCAAGCTTGCCAGCCGGGTGGCCGGGTTCATGGAAGGTTTCATGCACTGA